From Camelus bactrianus isolate YW-2024 breed Bactrian camel chromosome 16, ASM4877302v1, whole genome shotgun sequence, the proteins below share one genomic window:
- the GABARAP gene encoding gamma-aminobutyric acid receptor-associated protein, which yields MKFVYKEEHPFEKRRSEGEKIRKKYPDRVPVIVEKAPKARIGDLDKKKYLVPSDLTVGQFYFLIRKRIHLRAEDALFFFVNNVIPPTSATMGQLYQEHHEEDFFLYIAYSDESVYGL from the exons ATGAAGTTCGTGTATAAAGAGGAGCATCCGTTCGAGAAGCGTCGCTCTGAGGGCGAGAAGATCCGAAAGAAATACCCGGACCGGGTCCCG GTGATAGTAGAAAAGGCTCCCAAAGCTCGGATAGGAGACCTGGACAAAAAGAAATACTTGGTGCCTTCTGATCTCACAG TTGGTCAATTCTACTTCTTGATCCGGAAGCGAATTCATCTCCGAGCTGAGGATGCCTTGTTTTTCTTTGTCAACAATGTCATTCCACCCACCAGTGCCACGATGGGTCAGCTATACCAG GAGCACCATGAAGAAGACTTCTTTCTATACATTGCCTACAGTGATGAAAGTGTCTACGGTCTGTGA